One Streptomyces sp. NBC_00102 DNA segment encodes these proteins:
- a CDS encoding carboxymuconolactone decarboxylase family protein, translating into MPRSGSIGTAPLAERLTPAVLDREEGYRTLDALQAPATQSLFPWLEDVAPGFPDHLITTLFGGIYQRPGLSPRERQLANLAALTALGSVDPQLAGQAVTSLRVGLTREEVVEVFVHLTPYVGVPKALAGLRVAVAAMDDAAPHGAEREESR; encoded by the coding sequence ATGCCCCGTTCCGGCTCCATCGGCACAGCCCCTCTCGCCGAGCGGCTGACGCCTGCCGTTCTCGACCGCGAGGAGGGATACCGGACGCTCGACGCCCTCCAGGCCCCAGCCACTCAGTCGCTCTTCCCCTGGCTGGAGGATGTGGCTCCCGGATTTCCCGACCATCTGATCACCACCCTTTTCGGCGGCATCTACCAACGCCCCGGGCTGTCCCCGCGCGAGCGGCAGCTGGCGAACCTGGCGGCACTGACCGCGCTCGGCAGCGTGGATCCGCAGCTCGCCGGGCAGGCGGTGACCTCACTCCGGGTGGGTCTGACACGCGAGGAGGTGGTGGAGGTCTTCGTCCACCTGACGCCATACGTCGGCGTGCCCAAGGCCCTGGCGGGGCTCCGGGTCGCCGTCGCCGCAATGGACGACGCCGCCCCGCACGGTGCGGAGCGGGAGGAGTCCCGGTGA
- a CDS encoding phosphotriesterase, whose protein sequence is MSGETHAAATQSVRTVLGDIAPGDLGACNAHDHLFLLSPCLPGEELDDVEAARAELDSFALAGGSAVAQWTPWGMGRRLSELPALSRATGVHLIAATGLHQAKHYRDERFPHGVEKLADLFVRELTRGPVRAGLIKVAAPFHRLDAHANRTMAAAARAHHATGAPIGVHLEGGTAALDTLDLLCGDHGVPAHRVILGHLLRYPDPAVHLRAAEAGAFLAFDGPSRAHHAVDWRLYECVAALADAGYADRVLLGGDTVVASARATADGPGMRHLLEGIRGRIAQEIGPDVAHAIFVTNPANAFAAHWRAPAAVVPDTGHAH, encoded by the coding sequence GTGAGCGGAGAGACCCACGCCGCAGCCACGCAGTCCGTGAGGACCGTGCTCGGCGACATAGCGCCGGGCGACCTCGGCGCCTGCAACGCGCACGACCATCTCTTCCTGCTCAGTCCGTGTCTGCCCGGTGAGGAACTCGACGACGTGGAGGCGGCGCGGGCCGAACTCGACTCCTTCGCACTGGCCGGCGGAAGTGCCGTTGCGCAGTGGACGCCTTGGGGCATGGGGCGGCGATTGTCGGAGCTCCCCGCACTTTCCCGTGCCACCGGCGTCCACCTGATCGCGGCCACCGGCCTGCATCAGGCGAAGCACTACCGGGACGAGCGGTTCCCGCACGGCGTGGAGAAGCTGGCGGACCTGTTCGTCCGGGAGCTCACCCGCGGCCCGGTACGAGCGGGCCTGATCAAGGTAGCGGCCCCCTTCCACCGCTTGGACGCCCACGCCAACCGGACGATGGCCGCGGCCGCCCGAGCACACCACGCGACGGGCGCGCCGATCGGCGTCCACCTGGAGGGCGGCACCGCGGCCCTGGACACCCTCGATCTCCTCTGCGGCGACCACGGGGTCCCGGCCCACCGGGTGATCCTCGGCCACCTGCTCAGGTACCCCGACCCGGCCGTCCATCTGCGGGCCGCCGAAGCCGGGGCGTTCCTCGCGTTCGACGGGCCGTCCAGGGCGCATCACGCCGTCGACTGGCGGCTGTACGAGTGCGTGGCCGCTCTCGCCGACGCCGGGTACGCCGACCGCGTACTGCTCGGTGGTGACACCGTGGTGGCCTCCGCACGCGCGACGGCGGACGGGCCGGGGATGCGCCATCTCCTGGAGGGGATCCGTGGGCGCATCGCCCAGGAGATCGGCCCCGACGTCGCCCACGCGATTTTCGTGACGAACCCGGCCAATGCCTTCGCGGCACACTGGCGTGCCCCGGCAGCCGTCGTCCCCGACACCGGCCACGCCCACTGA
- a CDS encoding antitoxin, with amino-acid sequence MPRTQLNSRVDQAVAAEAAGQGRATVTRSLAERAEPDREDAGRAFVEAAADFMRRYESVFAEEFGTERVAH; translated from the coding sequence ATGCCCAGAACCCAGTTGAACTCCCGGGTGGACCAGGCCGTCGCAGCCGAGGCCGCAGGACAAGGGCGGGCGACCGTGACCCGCTCCCTGGCGGAGCGCGCGGAACCCGACAGGGAGGACGCGGGCCGCGCCTTCGTCGAAGCGGCCGCCGACTTCATGCGGCGGTACGAATCGGTCTTCGCCGAGGAATTCGGTACGGAGCGCGTCGCGCACTGA
- a CDS encoding GNAT family N-acetyltransferase, with translation MSDLSKSDLSIRAATPADLDEVLAFWKEAAEGTSISDDLDGIARLVARDPDCLLLAERDGRLAGTVIAGFDGWRCHLYRLAVHPEQRRRGVATALLSAAEERFVSLGGRRGDAMVLDANERARHAWRAAGYERESQWSRWVKPLPR, from the coding sequence ATGAGTGATCTTTCGAAGAGCGACCTGTCGATACGCGCCGCCACCCCTGCCGACCTGGACGAAGTCCTCGCCTTCTGGAAGGAGGCCGCCGAGGGGACGAGCATCAGCGACGACCTGGACGGCATCGCGCGGCTGGTGGCACGGGACCCCGATTGCCTCCTTCTCGCGGAACGCGACGGCCGGCTCGCGGGGACGGTGATCGCCGGGTTCGACGGCTGGCGCTGCCATCTCTACCGGCTCGCCGTCCACCCTGAGCAGCGCCGGCGCGGTGTGGCCACCGCACTGCTTTCGGCCGCGGAGGAACGGTTCGTAAGCCTCGGCGGCCGGCGCGGGGACGCGATGGTCCTCGACGCGAACGAGCGCGCCCGGCATGCCTGGCGCGCGGCGGGGTACGAAAGGGAGTCCCAATGGAGCCGCTGGGTGAAGCCCCTGCCCCGCTGA